A genomic window from Lepisosteus oculatus isolate fLepOcu1 chromosome 27, fLepOcu1.hap2, whole genome shotgun sequence includes:
- the mag gene encoding myelin-associated glycoprotein isoform X3 — protein sequence MWCLEFLLPVLLVIKGAWAQWNVWMPRDISTMTNSCVVIPCTFMYPSGVRPYGGTHGIWYFGSPYPQFYPPVVYKSRTNIIHESYKGRTKLLGDLHQRNCTLQINNIGMEHSGRYYFRADLGGSNVFTYPDFSEVKVLDQPLINTPEEIMSNQDLEVTCYVPDNCPDMTPEISWFNTELLPSPKFSTDYLEESNTAIMVASVSFTASHVHNGKMLGCRARYPNTTLVYERIVALDIKYGPRLVQVNLSTEVMEGSTVLLYCLVDSNPPSTITWIKEGLDLQEEISLNSSLVMEDIQADGEGVYTCMADNGYGSMNRSLYLAVKYPPREPLVNSSLTVQEGSSLSLHCSTVGNPVPTLTWIKDGNLVGTIIADSYSVLEISDITYEGDGEYRCLAENEYGRASGVINITVEFAPVFLMESKCTMVREGIQCVCVASGNPEPNIEFHLPNLNLTINETESKFNYYAHVDGYVTTSMIKLKELPASGLNVLCSMSNLYGTETVRLELQQEKKYILAVIIGTIGGVAVIGLIIAAVRYISRNNQKMRTAIIKTSGLSRMERNKTSSTHH from the exons ATGTGGTGCTTGGAGTTCTTATTGCCTGTCTTGCTAGTCATTAAAG GGGCCTGGGCACAGTGGAATGTGTGGATGCCAAGGGACATTTCTACCATGACCAACTCCTGCGTGGTCATCCCTTGCACCTTCATGTACCCTTCTGGGGTACGGCCATATGGAGGCACCCACGGCATCTGGTATTTTGGGTCACCCTACCCCCAGTTCTACCCGCCCGTGGTGTACAAATCTCGGACCAACATCATTCATGAGAGCTACAAGGGTCGTACCAAGCTGCTGGGTGACCTGCACCAGAGGAACTGCACCCTACAGATCAACAACATCGGCATGGAACACTCTGGGAGATATTACTTCCGGGCGGACCTGGGAGGATCCAACGTCTTCACCTACCCTGATTTCTCCGAGGTCAAAGTTCTGG ATCAACCCCTCATCAACACTCCTGAGGAGATAATGAGCAATCAGGACCTGGAGGTCACTTGCTATGTTCCAGATAACTGTCCTGATATGACCCCTGAAATCTCTTGGTTCAACACTGAGCTGCTCCCCAGCCCAAAGTTCTCTACCGACTACCTGGAAGAGAGCAACACAGCCATAATGGTAGCCTCAGTCAGCTTCACAGCCTCCCATGTCCACAATGGCAAGATGTTGGGGTGCAGGGCTCGTTACCCCAACACCACGCTCGTCTACGAGAGAATCGTCGCTCTGGACATCAAAT ATGGGCCAAGGCTGGTACAGGTGAACTTATCCACTGAGGTGATGGAAGGCAGCACAGTGCTCCTGTACTGCCTAGTGGACAGCAACCCCCCATCGACCATCACCTGGATCAAAGAAGGGCTTGATCTGCAAGAGGAGATCTCCCTGAACTCCTCCCTGGTCATGGAGGACATTCAAGCTGATGGGGAGGGTGTCTACACCTGTATGGCTGACAATGGTTATGGCTCGATGAACAGATCCCTCTACCTCGCTGTCAAGT ATCCTCCACGAGAGCCATTAGTGAACTCCTCCTTAACAGTGCAGGAgggctccagtctctctctccactgCAGCACCGTGGGAAATCCTGTGCCCACCCTCACCTGGATCAAAGACGGCAACCTGGTGGGCACCATCATCGCGGACAGCTACTCGGTGCTGGAGATCTCGGACATCACGTACGAGGGGGACGGGGAATACCGCTGTCTGGCAGAGAACGAGTACGGCCGAGCCAGTGGAGTCATCAACATCACTGTGGAGT TTGCTCCAGTGTTTCTCATGGAATCGAAGTGCACCATGGTCAGAGAGGGCATCCAGTGCGTCTGCGTGGCCTCTGGAAACCCTGAGCCAAACATCGAGTTCCACCTTCCCAACCTCAACCTCACCATCAACGAAACCGAGAGCAAGTTCAACTATTACGCTCACGTCGATGGCTATGTGACCACCAGCATGATCAAGCTGAAAGAGCTGCCGGCCTCCGGGCTCAACGTGCTGTGCAGCATGAGCAACCTGTATGGTACTGAGACAGTCAGACTGGAACTGCAGCAAGAAA agAAGTACATTTTGGCAGTGATCATTGGCACAATTGGAGGAGTGGCAGTAATTGGATTAATCATCGCTGCAGTCCGATACATAAGCCGGAACAACCAGAA
- the mag gene encoding myelin-associated glycoprotein isoform X4: MWCLEFLLPVLLVIKGAWAQWNVWMPRDISTMTNSCVVIPCTFMYPSGVRPYGGTHGIWYFGSPYPQFYPPVVYKSRTNIIHESYKGRTKLLGDLHQRNCTLQINNIGMEHSGRYYFRADLGGSNVFTYPDFSEVKVLDQPLINTPEEIMSNQDLEVTCYVPDNCPDMTPEISWFNTELLPSPKFSTDYLEESNTAIMVASVSFTASHVHNGKMLGCRARYPNTTLVYERIVALDIKYGPRLVQVNLSTEVMEGSTVLLYCLVDSNPPSTITWIKEGLDLQEEISLNSSLVMEDIQADGEGVYTCMADNGYGSMNRSLYLAVKYPPREPLVNSSLTVQEGSSLSLHCSTVGNPVPTLTWIKDGNLVGTIIADSYSVLEISDITYEGDGEYRCLAENEYGRASGVINITVEFAPVFLMESKCTMVREGIQCVCVASGNPEPNIEFHLPNLNLTINETESKFNYYAHVDGYVTTSMIKLKELPASGLNVLCSMSNLYGTETVRLELQQEKKYILAVIIGTIGGVAVIGLIIAAVRYISRNNQNLRQNFWAQSLTQS; the protein is encoded by the exons ATGTGGTGCTTGGAGTTCTTATTGCCTGTCTTGCTAGTCATTAAAG GGGCCTGGGCACAGTGGAATGTGTGGATGCCAAGGGACATTTCTACCATGACCAACTCCTGCGTGGTCATCCCTTGCACCTTCATGTACCCTTCTGGGGTACGGCCATATGGAGGCACCCACGGCATCTGGTATTTTGGGTCACCCTACCCCCAGTTCTACCCGCCCGTGGTGTACAAATCTCGGACCAACATCATTCATGAGAGCTACAAGGGTCGTACCAAGCTGCTGGGTGACCTGCACCAGAGGAACTGCACCCTACAGATCAACAACATCGGCATGGAACACTCTGGGAGATATTACTTCCGGGCGGACCTGGGAGGATCCAACGTCTTCACCTACCCTGATTTCTCCGAGGTCAAAGTTCTGG ATCAACCCCTCATCAACACTCCTGAGGAGATAATGAGCAATCAGGACCTGGAGGTCACTTGCTATGTTCCAGATAACTGTCCTGATATGACCCCTGAAATCTCTTGGTTCAACACTGAGCTGCTCCCCAGCCCAAAGTTCTCTACCGACTACCTGGAAGAGAGCAACACAGCCATAATGGTAGCCTCAGTCAGCTTCACAGCCTCCCATGTCCACAATGGCAAGATGTTGGGGTGCAGGGCTCGTTACCCCAACACCACGCTCGTCTACGAGAGAATCGTCGCTCTGGACATCAAAT ATGGGCCAAGGCTGGTACAGGTGAACTTATCCACTGAGGTGATGGAAGGCAGCACAGTGCTCCTGTACTGCCTAGTGGACAGCAACCCCCCATCGACCATCACCTGGATCAAAGAAGGGCTTGATCTGCAAGAGGAGATCTCCCTGAACTCCTCCCTGGTCATGGAGGACATTCAAGCTGATGGGGAGGGTGTCTACACCTGTATGGCTGACAATGGTTATGGCTCGATGAACAGATCCCTCTACCTCGCTGTCAAGT ATCCTCCACGAGAGCCATTAGTGAACTCCTCCTTAACAGTGCAGGAgggctccagtctctctctccactgCAGCACCGTGGGAAATCCTGTGCCCACCCTCACCTGGATCAAAGACGGCAACCTGGTGGGCACCATCATCGCGGACAGCTACTCGGTGCTGGAGATCTCGGACATCACGTACGAGGGGGACGGGGAATACCGCTGTCTGGCAGAGAACGAGTACGGCCGAGCCAGTGGAGTCATCAACATCACTGTGGAGT TTGCTCCAGTGTTTCTCATGGAATCGAAGTGCACCATGGTCAGAGAGGGCATCCAGTGCGTCTGCGTGGCCTCTGGAAACCCTGAGCCAAACATCGAGTTCCACCTTCCCAACCTCAACCTCACCATCAACGAAACCGAGAGCAAGTTCAACTATTACGCTCACGTCGATGGCTATGTGACCACCAGCATGATCAAGCTGAAAGAGCTGCCGGCCTCCGGGCTCAACGTGCTGTGCAGCATGAGCAACCTGTATGGTACTGAGACAGTCAGACTGGAACTGCAGCAAGAAA agAAGTACATTTTGGCAGTGATCATTGGCACAATTGGAGGAGTGGCAGTAATTGGATTAATCATCGCTGCAGTCCGATACATAAGCCGGAACAACCAGAA